The following is a genomic window from Anas acuta chromosome 26, bAnaAcu1.1, whole genome shotgun sequence.
ACACCTGTGCCTCCATCCCAGAGCTGTCCTGGGGGCCCCTGCTCGTCCCAGCAGGACCAcaggagccccccaggggcCCAGCTCCGCTCCTAGCCCAGACCCAAAGGCCAGGAGCTCGCAGCCTCAGTACAACCCCAGCGTGCTTGCaccaccccatccccacctcaTTGCTCCTCCGCCCTGCAGCAGACCCATGTGCAacatcccctccccagcagggccaccaaAGAGCACCCAGGGCCACCAAAGCAGCTAGCAGGGTACAGCCACCATCCCCACGGAGGCCACCACAGCCCCGCACAGGGCTCCGggagcaccccagcaccccgtgCAGGTGGCAGAGATCCAAGCTCTCATCTCGCAGCCCTCCGGGGCAGAGTCACGGGAACGCCGGCTGCAAGTGGGCGAGCGCAGCGCAGCCGCTGCAGGcgggggatttggggcagccCAACCAGACTCGCTCAGCAGCAAAGCGAGGAGCTGCTCCCACCCcatggctgcagggagctgcccaAAAATCCTACGGGCAGGGTGAGCATCCCGCAGCAAGCCAACGTCTCGGGAGCATcggccccggcagccccgccgccagccagcccagcaccgCGGAGGGGAGATGGTGCCGATAACTCGTGGTATCTCCCCCCGCAAGGCTGTGGTTTCACGACGTTTCCTCCGATCTGAGCATGGGTTGCTGCCAGATGGGCCACCCCCTCCCACGCGCAGGAGCATCTCCCCACAGCGTGACCCAGGAGCAGGACCAGCAGGGCCAGTCTGGGACCAGGCTGAGCTGCGGTGGGACTGGGAAGGCGGTGGGGTAGCACCCAACTTCCAGGAACAACCCATGCTTTGGCTGGGGAAACAAACTCTCAGCCCAtgtccccagcctcagcccGTGTCCCCAGCCTCCCCTGTCCCCCCGAAGCAGGCAGGGCCATGCTGGAGCTCAGCCCCAGGCCCTCGCggtgctctctgcagctgcagtgggGCCGGCTGGGGGCAAGCACGGCCCCCGTGCAAGATGTGATTCAGAACTTCCCCTTGGGTGCACCCGGCCGAGGCAGCGCTGCCCATGCCGGAGTCACAGCTCCGGCCACTTCCCTAAATTCAGGGCGCAGATCTCACAGATGGTGCGGCAGGGGGTGAAGctgccccccctgcacccctttTTCTGGCTCATTTCAGGGCTGGGGGGCCAGGCCAAGCCAACCGCCgggcagcccagctgccttATCGGGTTGGCAGGGAGAAATTCGGCATCAAGATAACGGCGCCCACAGCACAACTGTCCTCTCCCCGCATGGCTCCgtgggcaccctggggtgctaCCAGGAGGAGGAAGCGCCGAGGGTCTCCATCTCCTGCCCACGGAGGTTTCCCCGCGCTCACTGCCCCATTCCCCGTcaccagcagggacagggcaggcTCCTGTGAGTGCCACGGCTCCGAGGACCCTTCTCCAGGTCTCGCTGTCCCCTCAGGGAGGGCCCCCGACGGCAGCGGGGCAGCCCCAAGCCCTTCAGTGCCTTGTTCACCCAGGGTGTGAGCTGGGCACCCGTTAATCATTCACACGGACCTGGTGCTGCCTCCCCCTCGTCCCCACGGGGCCGTTCCTCACCCGGAGCAGAGCCCACGCGTGCCCCGACCCGGGGAGCCCCAGCCTGGTCCCCAGCACCGGGAGCAGCCCCGATGAGCATCCCACACCCCAAGGTCACCCATCAGTGCTGCTGCACCGGGAACCTCCCGCTTGAGGGAAGCCCCAGGTAAATCCCCGTGCTCGTGGGAAAACCCAGATTTACCTTTCGGTCTCCTTTTTACCCCTTTGCCTTGGTGCCACCCCCATGTGGGGGGACACGAGGCCACCCCACACCACTGCGTGGGGACGGCACCCGGGCAGGACAGGGACGTCACACCACCCCTTCCCCTGCACCCCGTTACCCCCACGGGGCTGCCCCACGCCTGCTCTGCCCCGTTCCCCCCTCAGTGCCACGGGGGGGGGTGTTACACCCCCATTTGGGGCACCCCAAAAAGGCCCCTCCGGGCATCTTTGGGGCTGGGGACTCAGCAGCATCGGGgctccagcagagccccccTGAACCCCaaagctgccaggagcagcagctccccctccaTTTGGGGAAACCCCACCGAGCCCATGGGAgaagcacccccagccccccaacccctctccgagaccccccccccggttGGGTTGTTTTGGGTTGGGTTTCCCGCAGCATCCCAGCCCTTACCAGCCAAGTGCCAGGATTTCCTCCGGCCGTAGCGGCCGCAGCCGGCCGAGCGATCGGCTTCGTAGCCCAGCAGCGGCGTGCACAGCCCGTCGGCCACCTGCCCGGCCAGCAGTAGCCCACCGGCCAGCCGGTGGCTGTAGCCCAGCACGGCGTGCAGGTAGAGCAGCAGGTAGGTGAACCAGAGCGAGGCGCACAAATCGTTCAGGAAATGCCCGGCCGCAAAGCTCAGCCGTGCCCGCAGCGGCAGCGCCTCCGCCACCGTcaccgccgccaccgccgccaccgccgAGCCGCCCGCCCCGAGCGAGCTCCTCCGCGGGGGCTCCGCCATAGCCGGGCCGCTCGCACCGGCCTCGGCCGCCCGCTTATAGCGCCCagcgggccggggcggggcggggatGGAGCCGGGGCGGGACGGGGCCTGCGgcggggggagcagcagcagtggcggtggtggtggcggtggtggcggtggtggcggtggtggcggtggtggtcCCGCTCGGGCCCCCGAGCAGCGCAGGCCgtgtcccccccatccccgccATCCCCGCTCCCCGGtgctgcccccccagcaccaggccTGGCCGAGGAACGTCCGGCACCGGGGGTTGGGACCGGGAGCCACGCAGCTGCTGCGGGGCCCTGACTGCCTTGGTGCTACCCCCCCCGTGTTGGGGACATGCTGGGGGCACACTGGGGGCGCACTGGGGATGTACTGGGGGCGCACTGGGGGCACACTGGTCCCCAGTGGGATCCCTGGGGTAAaaggctgggtgctgtgggcaCGGAGGGGACACGCAGACTGTCCGTGATGTCCCTGGGTACAgagggggggacacacacacgcTGCCCGTGATGCCCCCAggcatgggggggggcacacagaTGCTGCCCGTGATGCCCCCACCACTGCCTTGGGCAAAAAGGGGAGCCCGTTTgcaccccagccccacggcaccCGGCGCTGTTGCTGTGCCCCCGGGCACCCAAAAAACCTGGGAGCCACCTGCCCCAACACCAGCCCCCCCTTCCCTAACACCGGCCCCCCCTTCCCTGTGTCCCTGCCATCCTCGCAGCCAGCCACCAGCGGGGACATCCCAGATGTGCCCCCCCAATGggtccccagggacccccccagggtGCTGCCGGGCCCCCATCaccccagcccctgggagcACCCTCCCCATGGGTGCGTGCCCACTGCTGGGGGGGTTTCTCTGCTGCGGGGCCGTTTCTGGgtgtttctgggtgtttttgGGGAGTTTGAGGCTGTTCCAAGCGGGTTCTTGGTGGCTCAGACCCCAAAGGCGCAGCGGGACAGAGCTCTGCCCGTGGGGTGGGGGCGAGCATccgcagcccccccggtgccacccgcTCTGCCCACGGGGACGCTGAGATCCCGGGGACGAaaccaggggctgggggggcatCGGGGGTAACCCGAGCGGGTCGGGCACCTCCGGGAGagccgggctgggggctcccgGACCGTGCGTTTTTGGGGAACCCTTCCCTGGATGGGCCCCCCCCCGATGCTGACATGACAGGGGTGAcggagccccggggccgggaTGCTCCGGATGAACAATTTGCATGGGTGCCGGGTCTTGTGATTCCCCCGGCAGCTCCGTGGTGAGGGGGGTGCGGGTGAAGGGTGGTGGGGGCCACGCATCACCCGCcagcccccggcacccccccggtcccccccggcccccccccgtCATGTGAAGGCACGGCGGTGACTCAGGGCCGGGGAGGAAGCGAAAATCCAGGCCGATGGGtgagcagccccggggggggacAAGCTGGGGGGGTTGCCacagctgcccccccccagctgggaACCGGCTGCCCCCTCCCGTGCCCGCGCCCCCCAGCTCCGGGCACCCCGGACACTGGGTGCTTTGGGCACccgagggtgctggggggcaccgTGGGGTTCCCAGTCCTGCTCGGCCTCTGCAGCTCCGTGGGGTGTGGGGTcagggcagggggtgccccaaagctggggggggggtgctggggcactGGTGGTCCTGGGGGTgggcactggggggcactgggagtgGTGTGGGGgagtactgggagcactgggaggggtgAGTAAGGGGGACATGGGAACCCCCCACTCCAGCAGGCACTGGGGGTGCTGGAAGTAGTGGGAGGGGGCGGCTTGGGGCCATTGGGACCCCAAAagggagcactgggacagcactgggagggctggggaggggtaactgggagcactgggacagcactgggagcactgggagcagtgtgggggggtcctggggccaCTGGGACGCCCCTGGGCtgggcactgggggcactgggagcactgggggcgTTCTGGGGTCTCGGGGCCCCCCCGCGCTGCTTGGCCGGGTGGGCGCTGGGGGGGCACCCGAGGGGGGCCGAATGCGGTGGGCCCCACTCCTCTCCTTCTGCCGTTGCCCCTTTAAGGCGCTGCCCTCCCCTCAACGCTTCCCCGTCCTCACGCCGGCTCCTGATTGGCTGCCCGGCCGGCCGCGCGCGCCGAACCCGGCGCACGCGAGCGCGCAGCGACGGCCCCCGGCCTCGCCCCGCCCCTTCCCCGCCCTCCACTCTGTGACGTCACAGCTTCCAACCAATCGGCGCGGGGCCTCGCGTCCCCCGGCCCGGCGCGGGGAGCGAATCGGCGGAGCGGAAGCGGGGGCTCATTTGCATAATAATAGAggggcggggcccggcggggaaGGGAGGCCGAGGGGCCCGGCGGGGACACGGAAggtgggggcggggggggcccaAGATGgcggggggggaccgggggtaacgggggccggggggggcctgggggaggcctggaggaggcctggaggtgaggggggggcctgggggttcttgggggggggcctgggggtgTGGAaagggggattgggggggggctgggggtgctgagggggtcatgggggggtctgggggggccTGGAAggggcctgggggtgctgggggggggctggagggggtctagagggggtctgggggtgctgggggggcctgggggtgttggggggggtctggaggGTGTCTAGGGGTACTGGGGGGGGTCTGGGTGTGTAGAAAGTGGGattgggggggtctgggggtgctggagggggtctgggggggccTGGAAGaggcctgggggtgctgggggggtctgGGGTTGCTGGGGGGGTCTGGAGGGGGTCTAGGGGGGGTctaggggtgctgggggggggtctgggggtgtaGGAAAGGGAGATAGGGGGGTACTGAAGgagcctgggggggctggggggggctggggttGTGgggcaggggtctgggggggttcaggatgtgctgggggggctggagggggcctAAGGGTGCTGGGgttggggtctgggggtgctggggggttgAGGAGGGGCAGCCATGGGGGCCTGGAGGGAAGGAGTTGAGCAAGGGGGGGGCTTGGtccatggggtggggggggcttGGCTCGTGGCTTTGGTGGCCCCCAGGGCCCCGGTGACACCCCCGGTTTTGTCCCTCAGGGTCTTGCTCTGAGCTCCCCCCCCGCTGCCCATGGCCCACAGCACGAAGCAGGCGCCCGCTGGGATGCTGTaagtgcccccccccagcccagcacccagccccgggGGGTGACAAACCCCCCAGAAGCGGGGTGGGGGTcacgggggggggtgggggcaaCAAGCATCACTGTGCCCACCTTGGTGGCCTTTCCTGTAGGGCCTGGGGTAAAAACCCCAAAAATATGCCATGAGTTTTGGGTCATCTCAGCCTCAGCTTGTTCGGGACACACCACGTGCGGTCCCTGGGGGGtgatgccccccccccgggggctgttCCTGCTGTGTCGCGGGGTTCCAGGTCCCGGGGCCGCTGCGGCGCCAGGAGGTGGATGCCCAAGGGAGCCGAGATAAGGGGAGGAACGGTGCCGGGAAtaactttgctttttaaagcatcCTCAGGCACGAAAGGAATCCGCGGCGCTGCGTGGGGGAGGCAGGGCTCCCCgcctgggggggggtcagcaCATTCCCCACCACGCTGCGGGACGGGACTGGGCTGCTGGGGCCGGGTGTTGTGTTGGGGCTCGTACagaagggctggggctgcagcagttgtttttttttttccggggGGCTGACGATGTTCCCACAGCATCCCGCAGCCTCAGTGCGAGGGGCTGGGTCCTGGGGAGGGGGTCAGCCTTAGAGCTGGGGTCCCCAGGATTCGGaggggggggacggggatgaATTTTCAGGTGAATTCTGGCTCgtgcagggctctgggctcACACCGAGCGTGTGATGTGAGTGAGGGATGCTAAAAAACAGGGATTGAGTCCGGATGCGCCGGGCTGTCGGTGCACAGCCAAATTCCCTTTCCCTTGGGGGGGCTGCGCCCAGCCCCTCGCTATTAAAGGGATCTTGTGACTGGGATGAAAGAACAGCCCGGCCGTGCCGACCGCCCCGCTCACACCCTCTGCGTCTCCCCGTGTCCGGCAGCCCCGGCCGTGCTCTGGTGTGGTCGGCGGCTGTGTGACCAGCTGGGATGGGGCCATCAAAGCCGCAGGATCAAAGGGGTGCAGGCGGAACGGGGGCTCCACCGTGGGAAGGAGCCGGGGAGAGCCTTAGGAGCCCCGGGGAGAGGCTgtggtggggttgggggggggttcCGAGACCGGTTTAATccgtgctggggctgtgtgagGATGTGGCACCGCGCTGGGAAGCAGCCTCGGGGCTCCCGGCCGCTCGTGAGAACCGCCGGGTGCCTCCGGAGGTGGCTCCGTGCACCAAAGGAGCGGTTTTGGCCCCGGCTCGTCTGGTCCCCGCGGGGGGTGCTGCCACCAGGAGCTGTCCCCGTGGTGGCTCCCCCCTCGCCGAGGAGGATCGGCCGCTGTGTGTCCCTCAGGACAACCCGCCGCGATGTCTGGGTGCCACGTGGGGGTGTCCCCGTGTTTTTATGGTCACCTTCGCTGCTCGCTGCCACCCGGAGcggtgctggcagctcccagccttgCTCAAAATGTCACCGAGGGGCCTTGGGTGGACCTCGGAGCAGCTTTTGTGTGCCCAGGGTTGTGTCCTGTCCacctggagctgggctctgccgAGCCCTGGGGTCTGGATTGGGTTTGGGCACCGTGtctgggtgggagctgggggtctGGCGGTGCTGCAGGGGGTCCCCAGCCCTCTGAGGGGCTCTCTGTGTCCACAGGCACGCTGCAGGCAAGGCTCAGCATGGCAACTTCCTGGTGGCCATCaagcaggagaagggggaggtgGCGCGGGCCAGCGGTGAGAAGCCACACGGCGAGGAGGAGGTGAGCCCCGCTGTGTCCCCTGTGGTGCTGTGGGACCCGCGGCGTGACCGTGGTCAGGGAAGGGCTGAGACCTTGCCCCGAGAGGTGCAGGTCCTGCACCACTGTCGATGCCAGCTTGTCCCTTTCCCTTCTCGGGGCGCCAGCCGGTGAAGAAGAGGGGCTGGCCCAAGggcaagaagaggaagaagatcCTGCCCAATGGCCCCAAGGCCCCCGTGACGGGCTACGTCCGTTTTCTGAACGAGCGCCGCGAGCAGATCCGCACGCAGCACCCTGACCTGCCCTTCCCGGAGATCACCAAGATGCTGGGAGCCGAGTGGAGCAAGCTGCAGCTGTCGGAGAAGCAGGTactggggtgtgggggggctcattggggctggcagctcccccccagTCCTGGTGGAGCCTCTCTGGAGGCTCCTGCACCTGACCCCCCTCTGCTCGCAGGATGGGATTGGCCCCATCACACCTCGGTGCACTTGGAAGCCAAAATCTTTGTGCGCTCGAGGTCTGGGCACAAGAAGTGTCACAAGGGGGTTACCAGGGGGCCCATCtcagtgctggggagcaggagccgGGCCtcggggggtgggagggggtcAGCAGCACCACGGGGAGCCCGCTGtggggctgggccaggctgAGGACGTCTGTGACCACAGCGGTACCTGGATGAAGCGGAGCGCGAGAAGCAGCAGTACATGAAGGAGCTGCGGGAGTACCAGCAGTCGGAGGCCTACAAGATGTGCACGGAGAAAATCCAGGAGAAGAAGATTAAGAAAGGTgagctgaggggctggggcagctgccCTTTGCTCGGGGGGGGTGTGTGTTGGGGTGGCTCGTGGAGGGTAAccccctgcctccttcccagAGGATGCCGGCTCCGTGGCGGTGAACACCCTGCTGAACGGGCACAAGGTAAGGTGCTGGCAGCTCCACGGCCctgtggggaaactgaggcacgtgGCACTGCGGGGTTTGGGTTTCTGGGttgaagcagagctgcaggaggcagcgtgtggctgtcccctcagccctgtcccctcctgtcctCCAGGCTGGGGAGTGCAGCGATTCCTTCTCCACCTTCGACGTGCCCATCTTCACCGAAGAGTTCTTGGACCAAAATAAAGGTAAGGGGCTGAGTTTGGGGTATTGTACGGGGTCACCGTTCCCCCCCCTGACCCTTTTTGACCCCATTTGTCCCTGGCAGCCCGGGAGGCCGAGCTGCGGCGCCTGCGGAAGATGAACACGGAGTTCGAGGAGCAGAACGCCATCCTGCAGAAGCACACGGAGAGCATGAACTGCGCCAaggagaagctggagcaggagctggcgcaggaggagaggcagaccctggccttgcagcagcagctccagtcCGTGCGGCAGGCCCTCACCACCAGCTTcgcctccctccccatccctggtgagctcggggcagccccggggaccGGCCTTGCTGTCCCGGGACACGGTGGCCACATGGAGGGGGCTGAAGCCAGCGGGGGCTGTAGCAGGGATGGCAGTGGGGTGGTGATAACTGCTCGTCTGGCCTGGGGGGGGATCGCAGAGCATTTGGGGTTCAGAGAGCCCAGATGTGCCAGGCAGCTCCTCTATAGCAGGACAGGACAAACTGGGAACTGTGCTCGTCCCTAGATGCAGTCACGGCTTCCTCTGGGGAGGTGTTAGGAAGAGGAACAATCCTTTTGTTCCTGGCTTTGTATCGGTGGGAGCTCAGTGCTGCAGGACCTCGTTCAGGGTCTTGTCCCCAGCACGATGCACGAGGCTGGGTGGGGACTTACCGGGCTGCTGCCCCGTAGGCACCGGGGAGACGCCGACGCTGAGCACTCTGGACTTCTACATGGCCAAGCTGCACAGCGCCATCGAGAGCAACCCCCTGCAGCACGAGAAGCTGGTGGTTCGCATCAAGGAGATCCTGTCCCGGATAGCCAGGTGAGCGGGGCAGGGCAGGCGGCACCCAGCGTGGCTGcagggggggctcggggccgcctCCACGTGGTTTTGGGGAGGAGAAATCAAACCCAGTCATTTGGCCTCGTTTTCCACCCCCTGCAGCGAACACTTGTGAAGAGGACCAGTCCCTGCTGGAGCCTGGGGCCAGCTGGACCACGGCCCTGTCCCTTGGAGCTCCCACAAGGGacagtccctgctgctgggccgGCTGCTTCCCCCTCCACATCAGCGGGGGGTGACCCCAGCCCCGCAGCGGTGACATCTCCGAGGACCTTGAGCTTCTGGGGACCAAGCGGTGCCGTGGTTGAGCCCCCCCTGCTCTCCTGTGcgctccccagctcctgcagcccctgggcatCGCCTGCAGCCCCGGCTCGCTGAGCCCCGGTGCCAGATGCGGCACCGCAGCCTGCGGGTGGAGGGCCTGGAGGACAGCAGCCCCTTCCACGGTGACCCtagggctgtggggcagctgtGACAGGTCCCTAAAGCAGGAGGGCTGACACCCAGCCCCTCCTCGATGGCCTCGCCTCTCCGCGGTGGGGACAGGACCTCCTTCGAGCTGCCCCCCTGCATGTTCGGCTCGGCTCAAGGCTCCTGTCCCCGACGTGGTGAGCGTGGCCAGGAGAGGCAGCCGTGCCCCCTGGGGTGCGTGGGGagcccccagggctcagtgccgCATCCCAGCCCCGAAATCAGCCCAGGGACCCTCTGCCTGCCATGGGGGAGGCGACAggtttccttcccttctctcttgttttatttaatctgCCCTTTTCCCCTTGCTGCTTACCCTTGGGTGCCTTCAGCCCCTCAGCCCCATGCACCCCGCCTGC
Proteins encoded in this region:
- the HMG20B gene encoding SWI/SNF-related matrix-associated actin-dependent regulator of chromatin subfamily E member 1-related, with the protein product MAHSTKQAPAGMLHAAGKAQHGNFLVAIKQEKGEVARASGEKPHGEEEPVKKRGWPKGKKRKKILPNGPKAPVTGYVRFLNERREQIRTQHPDLPFPEITKMLGAEWSKLQLSEKQRYLDEAEREKQQYMKELREYQQSEAYKMCTEKIQEKKIKKEDAGSVAVNTLLNGHKAGECSDSFSTFDVPIFTEEFLDQNKAREAELRRLRKMNTEFEEQNAILQKHTESMNCAKEKLEQELAQEERQTLALQQQLQSVRQALTTSFASLPIPGTGETPTLSTLDFYMAKLHSAIESNPLQHEKLVVRIKEILSRIASEHL